In one window of Oryza sativa Japonica Group chromosome 9, ASM3414082v1 DNA:
- the LOC4346527 gene encoding beta-fructofuranosidase, insoluble isoenzyme 7 precursor, producing the protein MARLGLAVCAASFHLFLLLASTSSLRRAPTEADTANHARRTAYHFQPAKNWQNDPNGPMYHNGMYHLFYQYNPHSALWDIGNLSWGHSVSGDLLNWAALDTALDPTSPFDANGCWSGSATILPGALPAILYTGIDASKEQVQNVAFAKNPSDPLLREWEKPAYNPVIALPADVPGDKFRDPSTAWLGRDGLWRIAVSAEVDGVASTLVYRSKDFVRWERNAAPLHASRAAGMVECPDLFPVAERGEDGLDTSANGAGGVRHVLKLSVMDTLQDYYMVGTYDDAADAFSPAEPERGDDCRSWRRLDYGHVYASKSFFDVRKNRRVLWAWANESDSQADDVARGWSGVQTFPRKMWLAKDGKQLLQWPIEEIKTLRRKRAGLWQGTRLGAGAVQEIVGVASSQADVEVVFKIPSLEEAERVDDPNRLLDPQKLCGEKGAAVRGGVGPFGLLVMASGDLHEHTAVFFRVFRHHDKYKLLMCTDLTKSSTRAGVYKPAYGGFVDMDIDDHKTISLRTLIDHSVVESFGGGGRACITARVYPEHVATSSSHLYVFNNGSDAVKVAKLEAWDLATATVNVVVGDHHGLVAPALELEPTRTTQ; encoded by the exons atggcgagatTAGGCCTTGCCGtctgcgccgcctccttccaccTCTTCCTTCTTCTTGCGTCGACCTCCTCGCTCCGGCGAGCTCCCACGGAGGCGGACACGGCCAACCATGCCAGAAGAACTGCCTATCACTTCCAGCCTGCAAAGAACTGGCAGAATG ATCCGAATG GGCCTATGTACCATAACGGTATGTACCATTTGTTCTACCAGTACAACCCGCATAGCGCGCTCTGGGACATCGGCAACCTCTCCTGGGGCCACTCCGTCTCCGGCGACCTCCTCAACTGGGCCGCTCTCGACACCGCGCTCGACCCCACCTCGCCTTTCGACGCCAATGGCTGCTGGTCGGGCTCCGCCACCATCCTCCCCGGCGCCCTCCCGGCCATCCTCTACACCGGCATCGACGCCAGCAAGGAGCAGGTCCAGAACGTCGCCTTCGCCAAGAACCCCTCCGATCCGCTCCTCCGCGAGTGGGAGAAGCCCGCGTACAATCCGGTCATCGCGCTCCCGGCCGATGTCCCCGGCGACAAGTTCCGTGACCCCTCGACGGCATGGCTCGGCCGTGACGGCCTGTGGCGGATCGCCGTCTCCGCCGAGGTGGACGGCGTCGCGTCCACGCTCGTCTACAGGAGCAAGGACTTCGTCCGGTGGGAGCGGAACGCCGCGCCGCTGCACGCGTCGCGCGCCGCGGGCATGGTGGAGTGCCCGGACCTGTTCCCCGTagcggagcgcggcgaggatGGCCTCGACACGTCGGcgaacggcgccggcggcgtgcgcCACGTCCTGAAGCTGAGCGTGATGGACACGCTCCAGGACTACTACATGGTCGGCACGTACGACGACGCGGCAGACGCCTTCTCGCCGGCGGAGCCTGAGCGCGGCGACGACTGCCGGAGCTGGCGGCGGCTGGACTACGGGCACGTGTACGCGTCCAAGTCGTTCTTCGACGTGCGCAAGAACCGGCGCGTTCTGTGGGCGTGGGCGAACGAGTCCGACAGCCAGGCCGACGACGTCGCCCGCGGCTGGTCCGGCGTGCAGACATTCCCGAGGAAGATGTGGCTAGCCAAGGACGGCAAGCAGCTGCTGCAGTGGCCGATCGAGGAGATCAAGACGCTGAGGAGGAAGCGCGCCGGTCTCTGGCAAGGCACCAGGCTAGGCGCCGGCGCGGTGCAGGAGATCGTCGGCGTGGCGAGCTCGCAGGCGGACGTGGAGGTGGTGTTCAAGATTCCGAGCCTGGAGGAGGCCGAGAGGGTGGACGACCCCAACCGGCTGCTGGATCCCCAGAAGCTGTGCGGTGAGAAGGGCGCCGCCGTGCGGGGCGGCGTCGGCCCGTTCGGGCTCCTCGTAATGGCCTCCGGCGACCTGCACGAGCACACCGCCGTCTTCTTCAGGGTGTTCAGGCACCATGACAAGTACAAGCTTCTTATGTGCACCGACTTGACAAA GTCGTCGACAAGAGCAGGGGTGTACAAGCCGGCTTACGGCGGATTCGTGGACATGGACATCGACGATCACAAAACCATATCGCTGAGAACGTTG ATTGACCATTCGGTGGTGGagagcttcggcggcggcgggcgggcgtgcATCACGGCGCGGGTTTACCCGGAGCACGTGGCGACGAGCAGCAGCCATTTGTACGTGTTCAACAACGGGAGCGACGCCGTTAAGGTGGCCAAGCTGGAGGCGTGGGacctggcgacggcgaccgtcAACGTTGTTGTTGGAGACCACCACGGCCTTGTTGCGCCGGCGTTGGAGTTGGAGCCGACACGCACGACGCAGTGA
- the LOC107277615 gene encoding putative cysteine proteinase inhibitor 11: MARHPGLLLILLAAVAAVATTSRAQWVGGWNVIEDVAGNNQIQRVGAWAVGKHNQLGTNDRLQFVRVVAAEEQVVQGSNYLVVIDAASSRKKTRELYVAVVADLVGATTYQLSSFKLATK; this comes from the coding sequence ATGGCGAGACACCCCGGGCTCCTGCTCATCCTCCTCGCAGCCGTTGCTGCCGTTGCCACCACCAGCCGCGCGCAGTGGGTCGGCGGGTGGAACGTGATCGAGGACGTTGCCGGCAACAATCAGATTCAGCGGGTCGGCGCGTGGGCGGTGGGGAAGCACAACCAGCTGGGGACCAATGACAGGCTGCAGTTCGTCCGCGTGGTCGCAGCCGAGGAGCAGGTGGTGCAGGGGTCCAACTATCTGGTTGTCATCGATGCTGCTAGCTCTCGCAAAAAGACGAGGGAGTTGTACGTGGCCGTTGTGGCTGACTTGGTCGGGGCGACCACCTACCAACTCAGCTCCTTCAAGCTGGCCACCAAATGA